The following are encoded together in the Salmonella enterica subsp. enterica serovar Choleraesuis genome:
- the lpxK gene encoding tetraacyldisaccharide 4'-kinase, with amino-acid sequence MIARIWSGESPLWLLLLPFSWLYGLISGAIRLSYRLGLRRSYRAPVPVVVVGNLTAGGNGKTPVVIWLVEQLTRRGIKVGVVSRGYGGKAEHYPLLLNANTTTAEAGDEPVLIHQRTGAPVAVAPKRAEAVAAMLKAHAPEIIITDDGLQHYALARDCEIVVIDGVRRFGNGWWLPAGPMRERAGRLNSVDAVIVNGGKPQDGELAMRLAPGLAVNLLTGERRPVAELSEAVAMAGIGHPPRFFATLESCGVSLTKTIALGDHQAITAEAIAAFCPSGTTLLMTEKDAVKCRAFAQPNWWYLPVDAELSEPQAGLLIERLRALVR; translated from the coding sequence ATGATAGCTCGAATCTGGTCAGGAGAGTCGCCGCTGTGGCTATTACTGCTGCCGTTTTCCTGGCTATATGGTTTGATAAGCGGCGCTATTCGCCTCAGCTACCGGCTGGGGCTGCGCCGCAGCTATCGTGCGCCGGTACCAGTAGTGGTGGTGGGGAACCTGACTGCTGGTGGTAATGGCAAAACGCCGGTTGTTATCTGGCTGGTTGAGCAATTGACACGTCGTGGCATTAAAGTGGGGGTCGTTTCCCGTGGATATGGCGGCAAAGCGGAGCATTATCCGCTGCTGCTTAATGCCAATACGACCACCGCTGAAGCAGGTGACGAGCCGGTTCTGATTCATCAGCGTACCGGCGCACCCGTGGCAGTGGCTCCTAAACGAGCAGAAGCGGTAGCGGCCATGTTAAAGGCGCACGCACCGGAAATCATCATCACTGATGATGGCCTGCAACACTATGCGCTGGCTCGTGACTGCGAAATCGTGGTCATTGACGGCGTCCGTCGCTTTGGTAACGGCTGGTGGCTCCCTGCCGGGCCGATGCGCGAGCGTGCCGGGCGTTTAAACAGTGTCGATGCCGTTATCGTTAACGGCGGTAAGCCCCAGGACGGTGAGCTGGCAATGCGCCTGGCTCCCGGGCTGGCGGTAAATCTTTTGACAGGGGAGCGACGCCCGGTTGCAGAGCTCTCCGAAGCCGTTGCTATGGCAGGCATTGGCCATCCGCCGCGCTTTTTTGCCACACTGGAATCTTGCGGCGTCAGCCTGACTAAAACCATTGCATTGGGCGATCATCAGGCAATCACTGCGGAAGCTATTGCGGCTTTTTGCCCATCGGGTACCACACTGTTAATGACTGAGAAAGACGCCGTAAAATGCCGGGCCTTCGCCCAGCCAAACTGGTGGTACTTGCCAGTCGATGCCGAACTGTCTGAGCCTCAGGCAGGTCTACTGATAGAACGCCTGCGGGCGCTGGTGCGCTGA
- the elyC gene encoding envelope biogenesis factor ElyC — protein sequence MLLFTLKKYIGSLLLPLPLCLLLMGAGIALIWFTRWQKSGKSILTLSWLALLLLSLQPVADSLLRPIENSYPTWQGQPKANYIVVLGGGYTWNPQWAPSSNLINNSLPRVTEGIRLWRENPGAKMIFTGAAAPGNPMSAAETAARVAQSLGVPAADIITLTQPKDTEEEARAVAERIGKEPFLLVTSASHLPRALVFFHQQGLQPFPAPANQLAVTSQLNTWERVIPAPVWLMHSDRAAYETIGRLWQWLKG from the coding sequence TTGCTACTTTTCACACTGAAAAAATATATCGGCAGCCTGTTGCTGCCACTCCCTTTGTGTTTACTTCTTATGGGAGCAGGCATTGCGCTAATTTGGTTTACCCGCTGGCAGAAGAGCGGCAAAAGTATCCTTACCTTAAGCTGGCTGGCACTGTTGCTGCTCAGCCTACAGCCGGTGGCCGACAGCCTTCTGCGGCCAATAGAAAACAGCTACCCCACATGGCAGGGGCAGCCGAAGGCAAACTATATCGTGGTGCTGGGCGGCGGCTACACCTGGAACCCACAGTGGGCACCCAGTTCAAACCTGATTAACAACAGCCTGCCGCGGGTCACTGAAGGCATTCGGCTATGGCGGGAAAACCCCGGTGCCAAAATGATTTTCACCGGCGCTGCGGCCCCTGGCAACCCAATGAGTGCCGCAGAAACGGCGGCTAGAGTCGCTCAAAGCCTGGGCGTTCCAGCGGCTGATATCATTACGCTAACCCAGCCTAAAGATACCGAAGAAGAAGCGCGGGCAGTAGCGGAGCGGATTGGCAAAGAGCCATTCCTGCTGGTGACTTCGGCATCCCATTTGCCGCGAGCGCTGGTTTTCTTCCATCAACAAGGATTGCAACCATTCCCGGCCCCAGCCAATCAGCTGGCCGTTACATCACAGCTCAATACCTGGGAGCGAGTGATTCCGGCCCCGGTATGGCTAATGCACAGCGATCGCGCGGCTTATGAAACCATAGGCCGGTTGTGGCAATGGCTTAAAGGGTAA
- the kdsB gene encoding 3-deoxy-manno-octulosonate cytidylyltransferase: protein MSFVVIIPARFASSRLPGKPLKDIHGKPMIVHVLNQARAAGADRVIVATDNQDVALAVEAAGGEVCMTRADHQSGTERLAEVVEKCQFADDAVIVNVQGDEPLIPPAIIRQVAENLAASQAGMATLAVPIADAEEAFNPNAVKVVRDANGYALYFSRATIPWDRDLYARNREQAGDNLLRHIGIYGYRAGFIRRYVSWQPSPLENIEKLEQLRVLWYGEKIHVDVALEVPGTGVDTPEDLERVRREMRG, encoded by the coding sequence ATGAGCTTTGTAGTTATTATCCCGGCGCGTTTTGCGTCAAGCCGTTTGCCTGGCAAACCGCTCAAAGATATTCACGGCAAGCCGATGATTGTTCACGTTCTCAACCAGGCCCGCGCAGCCGGAGCCGACCGTGTCATTGTCGCTACCGATAATCAGGACGTTGCCCTGGCTGTTGAAGCAGCCGGTGGCGAAGTTTGCATGACTCGTGCCGATCATCAGTCCGGAACGGAGCGCCTGGCGGAAGTGGTGGAGAAATGCCAGTTTGCTGACGATGCCGTTATCGTAAACGTACAGGGTGATGAACCGCTGATTCCTCCGGCGATTATTCGCCAGGTGGCGGAGAACCTGGCGGCTAGCCAGGCCGGTATGGCGACCCTGGCCGTGCCAATTGCCGATGCGGAAGAGGCATTTAACCCTAATGCGGTTAAAGTCGTACGTGATGCCAATGGTTATGCGCTTTATTTTTCACGTGCCACCATCCCCTGGGATCGCGATCTGTATGCGCGAAACCGTGAGCAGGCTGGTGATAACCTGCTGCGTCACATCGGTATTTATGGTTACCGCGCTGGATTTATTCGCCGCTACGTTAGCTGGCAGCCGAGCCCGCTTGAGAATATCGAGAAGCTCGAACAGCTGCGGGTGCTGTGGTACGGCGAGAAAATTCACGTCGACGTCGCGCTGGAAGTGCCCGGGACAGGCGTTGATACTCCGGAAGATCTCGAACGCGTTCGCCGCGAAATGCGTGGCTGA
- the msbA gene encoding lipid A export ATP-binding/permease protein MsbA — protein MHNDKDLSTWQTFRRLWPIISPFKAGLAVAAVALILNAASDTYMLSLLKPLLDKGFGEADRSVLLWMPLVVIALMLLRGVTSYVSSYCIAWVSGQVVMNMRRRLFSHMMGMPVSFFDKQSTGTLLSRITYDSEQVASSSSGALITVVREGASIIGLFVLMFYYSWKLSLILIVLAPVVSFAIRIVSKRFRAISKNMQNTMGQVTTSAEQMLKGHKEVLMFGGQKVESQRFDSVSNRMRRQGMKLVSASSISDPIIQLIASLALAFVLYAASFPSVMESLTAGTITVVFSSMIALMRPLKSLTNVNAQFQRGMAACQTLFSILDSEQEKDEGTKVIERAKGDVEFRDVTFTYPGRDIPALRDINLTIPAGKTVALVGRSGSGKSTLASLITRFYDVDSGAIIMDGDNIHDLTLASLRDQVALVSQNVHLFNDTIANNIAYAREEQYSRADIERAATMAYAMDFISKMDNGLDTVIGENGVLLSGGQRQRIAIARALLRDSPILILDEATSALDTESERAIQSALDELQKDRTSLVIAHRLSTIEKADEIVVIEDGRIVERGTHSDLLEQKGVYAQLHRMQFGQ, from the coding sequence ATGCATAACGATAAAGATCTCTCCACGTGGCAGACCTTCCGCCGATTGTGGCCGATTATTTCCCCATTCAAAGCGGGGCTGGCCGTAGCGGCAGTAGCGTTGATTCTTAATGCTGCCAGTGACACCTATATGCTATCTCTGTTGAAGCCTCTTCTGGATAAAGGCTTTGGCGAAGCGGATCGTTCGGTATTGCTGTGGATGCCTCTGGTCGTTATTGCCCTGATGCTGCTGCGCGGGGTGACCAGCTATGTTTCCAGTTACTGCATCGCCTGGGTTTCCGGTCAGGTGGTAATGAATATGCGTCGTCGTCTGTTCAGCCACATGATGGGGATGCCGGTCTCGTTCTTCGACAAACAGTCGACCGGGACGCTGTTGTCGCGTATTACTTACGATTCCGAACAGGTTGCTTCGTCCTCTTCAGGCGCACTGATTACCGTTGTGCGTGAAGGCGCATCCATTATCGGACTGTTCGTGCTGATGTTCTACTACAGCTGGAAGCTGTCGCTAATCCTGATAGTTCTGGCTCCGGTTGTGTCGTTCGCTATTCGTATCGTTTCTAAACGTTTCCGTGCTATCAGCAAAAACATGCAGAATACCATGGGGCAGGTGACTACCAGCGCAGAGCAGATGCTGAAAGGGCACAAAGAAGTGCTGATGTTTGGCGGCCAGAAAGTTGAGAGTCAGCGTTTTGATAGCGTTAGCAACCGCATGCGTCGTCAGGGGATGAAACTGGTTTCAGCCTCTTCAATTTCCGACCCTATCATTCAGCTTATCGCTTCGCTGGCACTGGCATTCGTACTGTATGCCGCAAGCTTCCCAAGCGTTATGGAGAGTCTGACTGCCGGTACAATTACCGTAGTGTTCTCTTCCATGATTGCATTGATGCGCCCGCTGAAATCGCTGACTAACGTTAATGCCCAGTTCCAGCGCGGTATGGCGGCTTGCCAAACCCTGTTCTCTATTCTGGATTCCGAGCAGGAAAAAGACGAAGGCACCAAGGTTATTGAGCGCGCTAAGGGTGATGTTGAGTTCCGTGATGTCACTTTCACCTACCCAGGTCGTGACATTCCGGCGCTGCGTGATATTAATCTGACCATTCCTGCGGGTAAAACCGTGGCATTGGTTGGGCGTTCAGGCTCAGGTAAATCGACGCTTGCCAGCCTGATCACTCGTTTTTATGACGTGGATTCCGGTGCCATCATTATGGATGGCGACAATATCCACGATCTCACTCTGGCATCACTGCGCGATCAGGTGGCTCTGGTATCCCAGAATGTGCATCTTTTCAACGACACCATTGCCAATAACATCGCCTATGCACGTGAAGAGCAGTACAGCCGTGCCGATATCGAACGTGCCGCGACTATGGCGTATGCCATGGACTTTATCAGCAAGATGGATAATGGGCTTGATACCGTTATTGGTGAAAACGGTGTGTTGCTTTCCGGCGGTCAGCGTCAGCGTATTGCTATAGCGCGAGCGCTGCTGCGCGATAGCCCAATTCTGATTCTGGATGAGGCGACTTCGGCGCTGGATACAGAATCTGAACGCGCCATTCAGTCAGCGCTGGATGAGTTGCAAAAAGATCGTACATCACTGGTCATTGCCCACCGTCTGTCGACCATCGAAAAAGCCGATGAGATCGTGGTGATTGAAGACGGCCGGATCGTTGAGCGCGGCACCCATAGCGACCTTCTGGAGCAGAAAGGGGTTTACGCTCAATTACACCGGATGCAGTTCGGCCAATGA
- the ycbJ gene encoding hypothetical protein: protein MERLRAELSHLLGEPLSRLECINEKADSTLWSLYDSAGHALPLLAKSFKTPGMAARLAWKVSLLSRHCGVRMPVVYGVLTHEETPGPDVLLIERLNGVSVEAPTRTPERWVSLQDQIVECMLAWHRIDSHGCSGSVGKTQELLWPHWYRNYIERLWETLNQYPKNGLTMQDKRILFRSRESLPALFEGFNDNGVLLHGNLTLRSMLKDARSDQLLALISPGTMLWGPREYELFRLYEPGAAEDLLWRYLQRAPVAESFMARRWLYLLWDEIDNLTRYGKMNRPAFDLACRSLLPWIG from the coding sequence ATGGAAAGATTGCGTGCGGAACTGAGTCACCTGCTGGGTGAACCGTTAAGCCGTCTTGAGTGCATTAATGAGAAGGCGGACTCAACCCTATGGTCACTTTATGACAGCGCGGGGCATGCGCTGCCTCTACTGGCTAAAAGCTTTAAAACGCCGGGTATGGCCGCGCGTCTCGCCTGGAAGGTTTCTCTATTGAGTCGCCACTGTGGGGTACGTATGCCGGTGGTGTATGGCGTGCTGACGCACGAAGAGACTCCCGGGCCGGATGTTTTGCTTATCGAGCGTCTAAATGGCGTATCGGTTGAAGCTCCCACACGTACGCCAGAGCGCTGGGTATCGCTACAGGATCAGATTGTAGAATGCATGTTGGCCTGGCATCGAATAGACAGCCACGGTTGCAGCGGTAGCGTTGGTAAAACTCAGGAGCTGCTCTGGCCGCACTGGTACCGTAATTACATTGAAAGGCTGTGGGAAACGCTGAATCAATACCCAAAAAACGGGCTAACGATGCAGGATAAACGCATCCTGTTTCGTAGTCGGGAGTCATTACCTGCGCTATTTGAGGGGTTTAATGATAATGGCGTATTACTGCACGGCAATCTGACCTTACGCAGCATGCTCAAAGATGCCCGCAGCGACCAACTGCTGGCCTTAATAAGCCCAGGCACCATGCTGTGGGGGCCTCGGGAGTATGAGTTGTTTCGGCTTTATGAGCCGGGAGCCGCGGAAGACTTACTCTGGCGTTATCTACAGCGTGCGCCGGTTGCTGAATCATTTATGGCGCGGCGCTGGCTGTATCTATTGTGGGATGAGATAGACAATCTGACCCGTTATGGAAAGATGAACCGTCCCGCATTTGATTTGGCATGCCGTTCGCTGTTGCCGTGGATAGGCTAA
- a CDS encoding UPF0434 protein — MDHRLLEIVACPVCNGKLYYNQELQELICKADALAFPFRDGIPVLLENQARSLDTQETEA; from the coding sequence ATGGATCATCGCCTGCTTGAGATTGTGGCCTGCCCGGTATGTAACGGTAAACTTTATTACAACCAGGAGTTGCAGGAACTTATCTGTAAAGCCGATGCCCTGGCCTTTCCATTTCGCGACGGCATTCCGGTATTGTTAGAAAACCAGGCTCGCTCCCTGGATACACAAGAGACTGAAGCATGA